One genomic segment of Brassica napus cultivar Da-Ae chromosome A3, Da-Ae, whole genome shotgun sequence includes these proteins:
- the LOC106389253 gene encoding putative F-box protein At3g20030 yields the protein MTIISDLSWDLVEKILSRVPIISLGAVRSTCKRWNRLSKNRLLCKAEARRHQFLRFMVKNYKLCSVRFDLHGILDGEEFVDPSIKEITVVDSFNQVKVTQVFHCDGLSLCVTKDKEENKTSLVVWNPYLGQTRWIQARNDYNRLDLYALGYDNNRKHKILRFLDTGSSYKVTLYEIYDISSDSWRVLDITQEWDIMLYHRGVSLKGNTYFFAKKKILLVDGPVEIAEPHAILLSFDFTKERFGPPLSLPVEHYVGDTGALSSLRDEKLAVLYQPTSMSDVQIWVTTKIEPSAVSWVPFLKIDVEPFTGFGFQFHHDGASFFIDEEKKVVVVFQIDESEMTCYDTAYLIGENGYFEKVGLGEAEKPQWSANNVGEYCPLVCSCSFVPSLVHINNESAGS from the coding sequence ATGACTATTATCTCCGACCTTTCATGGGATTTGGTTGAGAAGATACTCTCTAGGGTTCCCATAATTTCTTTAGGAGCGGTGAGATCCACTTGCAAACGATGGAACCGTTTATCCAAAAATAGGCTTTTGTGTAAAGCAGAAGCAAGGAGGCATCAGTTTCTACGCTTTATGGTGAAGAACTATAAGCTTTGTTCAGTGAGATTCGATCTCCATGGAATCCTCGACGGAGAAGAATTCGTGGATCCATCTATTAAGGAGATCACCGTCGTTGATTCATTTAATCAGGTCAAGGTAACCCAAGTATTTCATTGCGATGGCTTATCCTTATGTGTTACCAAGGACAAAGAAGAGAACAAAACTAGCCTCGTGGTCTGGAACCCATATTTAGGACAAACCAGATGGATTCAAGCCAGAAATGACTACAACAGGTTAGACCTTTATGCACTCGGATATGACAATAATCGTAAACACAAAATCTTGAGGTTCTTGGATACTGGCTCCTCTTACAAGGTTACGCTGTACGAAATCTACGATATTAGTTCTGATTCATGGAGAGTTCTTGATATCACTCAGGAATGGGACATAATGTTGTATCATCGTGGTGTGTCTTTGAAGGGAAATACttatttttttgcaaaaaaaaaaatactactcGTAGATGGACCGGTAGAAATAGCCGAGCCCCATGCTATCTTACtttcttttgattttacaaAAGAGAGATTTGGACCGCCTTTGTCTCTACCGGTTGAGCACTATGTTGGCGATACTGGGGCACTCTCTTCTCTTAGAGACGAGAAACTGGCAGTCTTGTATCAGCCCACAAGTATGTCTGACGTGCAGATTTGGGTGACGACTAAGATTGAGCCCAGTGCAGTGTCTTGGGTTCCCTTTTTAAAAATTGACGTGGAACCATTCACAGGTTTCGGATTCCAGTTTCACCATGATGGTGCCAGTTTCTTCATTGACGAGGAGAAGAAAGTCGTTGTAGTTTTTCAAATAGACGAATCTGAAATGACCTGCTATGACACAGCTTACCTCATTGGGGAGAATGGATACTTTGAAAAAGTAGGTCTTGGAGAAGCTGAGAAACCCCAATGGTCGGCTAATAACGTGGGAGAATATTGCCCACTTGTGTGCTCTTGTTCCTTTGTTCCAAGTTTAGTGCATATCAACAACGAATCTGCAGGAAGCTag